Part of the Zingiber officinale cultivar Zhangliang chromosome 6A, Zo_v1.1, whole genome shotgun sequence genome, tttttcatccaacataagtactcgtttgtgttcatttatatttaaaatgcatgtttatgtatacatttaaatatagaaaactttttcgaagtaaaatgttgaagatatgaaatattttttaatttttttaaaaatttttgatgggcccgcggatTGACCCGTCAAACTCGTAACCCGTCTTAGAATGAGTTGGGTTAGAAATTTCCCAATCGACCAAGTTGGCGGATTGACCCGCCCGGTCCCACCAAATGGTTAACCTACCACGGATCGACCCGTCCCGTCATGAATTGATCCATCTGACCGCTCTAATTATCTCACATGTCAACTCCAAAACTCCTATAATAAAACAATTAACCAAATgccattttaaataaaaaatgaaaaacaaaaaaagagagagagaatgcCCAACTAACTCTTAAAACTAAAAAGTAActttaaaaatgaaaataaaaattggtCAATATATAACTTATATAGCTGTTGCCTAGAGAGGAGATGAATTGAGTAGACATGACATTACTAGAGATTAATAGAGCCGGAAGAGTCTCAAACCCTAAAcccccctaaaccctaaaaccaaCCAGCGAGAAGAGAACTAGACTTGACATTTAATGGCAACCAGGTGATGTATGCCAGTCACTCAAACAGAGATGTATTAAAAACttcatgaatatattaaaataaataaaaataaaaaaggaaaaaagttgAAAATTATTTAGAGGGAAACATGGAAAGAGACTCTTGTAGACTTGCAGGGGTGAGGAATAgcatacattttctttttcttttcatcattttttttgttttaaaaaataattttgattttgtattttaaatttatattttagttttaagCCCCATTCCTTCTGCTTATTAACTGCACAAGGagccttttttatttatttggccTTCTTTCATCCGTTCCtcgttctctcttctcctcttctcgctTCCTTTGGCTTCTCTTCGCAGGCGCGCTCGCTCGGCGCTCTTCCTGCGAGAGGGTCTGGGAGAGTGGGAGAgccggagagggagagggaagggaGGCTTGAGGCTGGTAGCTGTTCTGCATGGGAGAGATGGCGGTTCGTGAGGAGAAGGAGCAGGACCCGCGCATTCCGCGCATCGTTTCCTGCATCCGCGTGGTGCCTGACTTCCCCAAGAAAGGTCTCGCCTTTCCTTGCAGCTTGGTGGTTTGAGGCGTCTTTGAGAATCCGtctttgtgttttctttttcgcGTTTGAGGTTTCGGGGTTTTTCCGTCCTTAAAGGTCGTGTTTTTCGTTTCTTTACTTTCGACATCCTCGCCCTTTTTGTTCCTTGGGTGTCGAGTGGGAAAAATTACGATTTTTTGGCACTCCGTTCTTCTTTGTCGTAGATTTCGAAGCTTGGGATGTTAAAATTTTCGCATTTTGGTGTGTCCATGGCCGCTTAGTTCATCTACAATCTAATGCATGTAACTAGGGATTATGTTCCAAGACATCACCACGCTGTTGCTCGATCCAAAAGCGTTCAAGGACACGGTCGATTTGTTCGTGGAGCGGTACACAGGAAGGGACATCTGCGTCGTCGCTGGTGAGTTCTTCCTCCTTAGTACCTCCAACACAACACAATGCTGTTTTTCTTCCGCTTTTTAATGACGCATTAGTCTTTGTTGGCTACCTCCCTCCCTCCGCATTAATGCTCGTCGCCCATCAGTATCGTGAGAAATGTCGGTTCTGGGCCTCCTTTTTTTTGCTTTAGacttttctcccttttcttcttcAAAAATCGATCATCGATTTCGATGGAGAAAAAGATGGTTCCTTTTTGGAGTCTCGAGTCGCCTTTTGGGCAGTGGTAGGGCGCCTGTATTTGACTTAGGCTCTGCATGAAACTGGCCATGTTACAGTAGACCAGCAGCGAGCAGCGAGCAGCGGACGACGCCCTGCCGCGCTCATGGTTTCTTTTCTGTATGCCGAATCTGTGCTGGTTTGTGGAGGTGGAGTCAGGCCTGCTTCTACTCACGCTGACCTTGCTCCTCGGTCCCCACTTCGATGTAAACGGGTGAAAGCTTTTCCCACTGTTTCATGGACCTCCATATTCTATTTTTCTGTTACCCATTCCTTTCCTTAGCTGTTTAGATTTGGTAGGTATGATTGTGAACCAACAGCATTTGCGGAGAGTTCTATGCTTGAGATTGCAGCCCTTGGATGTGGGGAATATAATTGTTATTCTCATTTGCTGTCCTCAGATAATAAAACATTGCTGATCTTGGATTGATTTTGTTCCTCAATTGTGAGCGACACTTTCTAATTTGAAACAGTGTGCAACAGGATCGAGTATTCATAGGAAGGACAACCAAAGATGGAAATTAGAAGAAGAAAACACTCGCAGCCACATCTTTTTGGATGGAAATGGAAGTTGTGATGATTCCATATTAGGCTCCACTTGCAGTTGCGTGGAGTTTTCTCTTGCTTAGCTGAAAAAACAAATTCTATCACCTAGCTTTGCCTAGTGAAATTTAGAACAAGTTTTACCATGATAAGCTGATATTATCTGATTTAGTTCCATCTAGATTAGATGGTTTTATCTCTATCCTTAAGGGaccaaatcattttaaaatatttatctgaAAATCATACTATATAGTTTTCTCAGTGTCGTATGGAAAAATCTAAACAAGAAACTATGATGTGCATCAAGTGTTTTTTTAGTTTATATTGAAGTAATTAGTGTATTTCTTTTTTTCTCAACTATATGCTTTAAAAAATGTCTGATTTCCTTCAATTATTAGCCCTTCTTTAGTGTAGACACCAGTTTCTGCATAATAAACTGAAAACAGGAGGTAAGCATGATAAAGTACTTgtaataaaaagatattaatCTATCTTTGGTGTGATATTGCCTCAACTATATTTTTTAGTGTTAGGAATTAGTAGGTCAAACCAGATTTGATATTGTTGCTAGCCAGACTCTTATGCCAGATAAGTACTTTTGTGTATATTTGGCTCATATTATGGATAACATCAATTGGAAATGCTAACTGTACTGATGTGATTACTAAACATCTGTACTATCAATTATTAATGTATTTCTGGACATGCAAGGACCTTGGAGAGCAGATTATGAGATAAAGAAGTCCATATTCTTTATATCAAAGAACACAAAATCTAAAAGTAAGAGACGACATTGTAATACAACAAATGCTGTCCATCCTCCTGGAGATTTCAGGTTGTTCAACCAAAATATAATATTAACTTTTAAAGACAATAGATGATGTGGCAATGACAATTTTAAGATATTTCCCTTTTTTTCATTAGGATGTTAGACAAACAGGAAATTTAGCACCTATATCCTAGATTTTTTGGTTTGTTGCTAACAAAGAGGCATCTTTGTActgtaaatatttataaaatatttcttcTGAGTGGTAAAGAGCGTAAAGACTTTCATGTGTTGCTCATGATTTCAATTCAATGTCAGGCTGGAGTTACATCTCTTGTGAATGAAGTGGATTAATCACCAGTCAGCTTATATCTTTTTGTTCCTTCCTCTAGTAGTCTATTAGAGTTCACCCGGTACTTGATTggtattttctttctctattaCTTGGCAGGAAAAAGGAATCTGAGTTTGAATCTGGAATTAAGGCGTGGACGATTGCAGTTGCACTGAGTTATGGTTAACTAGTGTCTAACTGTAATGATTTCGCGTTTCAAGGGAAATAACAATGACAATTTTGGTCATGCAGAGTATTTTTGAATGGATTCTTGCAACTTTCTGATTGAGCTAAAGCTCCACAGACTTTCATCTTATTCaatttatagtatatttcatTAGATCAAACATTTTCTAGCTATTCAAAGTCTGAGAAGCACTGTCTTGGATTTTATTATCTACAACCATATAATATCTGTTTCCTATGTAATTTTTCATCTCTTCTTCTTGATTCTGGTTTTGGAGCAAAGTTAATATGATATTTCTTAATATGACAGGAGTTGAGGCTAGAGGCTTGATATTTGGCCCGCCAATTGCTTTAGCTATAGGGGCAAAGTTTATTCCACTAAGAAAGCCAAGAAAATTGCCAGGTACTTTCACGTTTCACAAACATATGCAAAGTAAAAACATTTTTGAACACAATAGATACACATTTTGTGATATTCTTTGTATATATCCATTTTATCCCATCTTGTGAAATTTGAGAAATGAAGATGTGTAGCTCTTGGTTGGAATTACACAACTCCAGTATACTACAATATAATAATATATGCACTATGTATGGGTTTGCATGGATTATGGATGGACACTAGTTGATCTCGGCATCAGTCATCTGACTTATCTTCATCCGATAGTGCTTGTTTTACCTgcatgaataataaattatttagtaAATCTGGATAAGTTCACTGCATGGAATTAGCCATCTTGTTTCCTTGCTTCATCACCTTTATCGATCAGCTTGAggtcatttttttttgtaaaatggcCTGACCCTTTTCTTTCCATCTCCCACAGAAATTGTAGACTGATGAATGGTTTACGGTGTGACAGATGATTTGAGGCCACTTAGttcattatctttttattttattagaacAGTGTAAGGGAGAATAAACATTCACCTGTTTGCATAGATAATAATAATTTTAGGATACATTGACACCAAAATGATACAGATGTCAAAACACACtgacaagcaagaagaaagaccAAGCAACAAATAGGAAAACATGCAGCTCAAGGAATAATAGCTGCAATATTGAGAGAGGAAGATGAAACTAAAGAATGCTTGCTGAAAGAAATCCACATCTGTTACTTGAGCCTTAGGATTGAAGAAGAATGATGCTTTGACACTTGTCCAATCTGGCAATGAAAAGGCCAAGCCGGGAGTACGGTGCTCCACCCTACCAACCCGTCTGGGATGAGTGTTTCCTCTCCCAAAAGCCACCCTTTTAACATTGGCCAACTTACAGAAAATGTGGTCGACCATGGTTGAAGCAAGGATACATTATATCTTGTGTTATAGCAAGGCCACAGACAATGCATAGGTAAGTAGAACTTTCTTCAGTGTGGAAATCATTCCTGGCACAAAGAACACAATGAGGATCGAGTGCCATCTGTCGCTTCATAGCAATTTATTAACTTGTCTTGTTTGTAGGAATCTATCTAAGAATATAACTCTAACTCTTCCATTCTTTTTACTGCACAAGGATAGTGGATAATCATTTCATCAAAAGACGATGGAATTCATATAAATTTTAGAGagtaagaagaggaagagagtttTTATGTAGCTTAAGTGAATAGAAAGGAGATATTGATGTACTTATAATTGCCACCAATTATGTTATCACAATTATCCTTCACAGTTTGATTGAATTGCAGAAAACGATAACTTATCAATATTTGTTATCTATTCCTTTTACAAGCTCCAACTTTCCCCACAAAATCAGAAGTGATCCAAAATGCATTTTTCATTTTTGTAGATTAGTAATTCCAACTAAATCAAAGGCAGTGGTTCTTGGAAGAAATTTGGCACAGATTAAAATTAACTTTGCATCGATAGATTAGATACGTTACGCATTTGTTCAACCAAAGGGCATAGTAAGATAGTAGTccaatgagaaagtatcatgtatGATAAAAATTGCTGAAGTGGGCATTATTTTCTAGTTTCAACTTGGAGATTgcaattttataatttatatttatatgccATCTTTTACTGAACTGCTGGGTCCTTGTACAATGTGTAGGTGAAGTGATCTCGGAGAACTATATACTCGAGTATGGCACTGATTGCCTTGAAATGCATGTTGGGGCAGTCCAACCTGGTGAACGTGCTCTAGTTGTCGATGATTTGATTGCTACTGGTGGAACTCTCTGTGCTGCCATAAGTTTACTTGGTCCGTATGGAAAATCCTTATGAAATAGATTGCATGCTCAGTTACCAAGAACAACGAGTCGGTGTGATTTATAGGCATTCCAAAGTAAATTACTCTTAAGATAAGAGGAACACATTATACAATTTCATTACTTGaagttaaagaaaagaaaaaagacagTCAGGCTCAACCATTGACATATGAACTTGTCTGTGAATGATATTTTTCTCATGTTTGAACATTGAGTTTTCCCTTCTTACCACTAATCGTCTCTGTtcaacttttccttcctgcagaGCGAGCTGGGGCAGAGGTGGTTGAATGTGCATGTGTGATTGAACTTCCAGAACTCAAGGTTTGTTCTACATAATCTCTTCATTAATGTTTTCTGTTCTCTTTATGGAACCTTTTTGAGATTGTACCGCAAAGGTTTTCAAATGCTATTTGATTATGTAAAAGCTATTTAGCATCTAATCCGATATCTTATTACTAGAGTTTGCAACTTGTTGTGCAGGGTCGTGAGAAGTTACATGGTAAACCTTTATACATACTCATGGAGTCCCGCTGATTGTTTAGCCGATACGATCTGAGATAGTGTATATTTTAGGATTTCATTCCCAGTTTGATTACTCGTAGTAAAATTCAATTAGTTTAGCACGATACTGTTTGCCTTATGAATCATTTCTACTTAAGAGGATTCCAACTGTTGCAATTGAGATGTTTATTATTCATATAGTGCTCCAATGCAAACAACAGCACTGCAGCCAGTATTACAAGTGTGTTTTGATTGATCTTCTTTATCATTTTAATTGGCAAAATAACAATTATCGTATATCATTGTTAataatttgtttttgtttttgttttatttaatttttattatttttagctGGCATCAGTTTAGCAATTTTACTAATTTGTTGGAGTAAAAAGTGATATTGTTTATTCTAAGTGGTCTAGTATTGTTGGTTTCATGGTAAAATATGGAGTATTTTATCCTAGCGTAGGGATTGGAGGTGGTATCAACTCTTGTGGGGCAATTGATTTGTTTTCAGGTATTCATAGCAATTTGATAATGACattgtgtatatatataattcGATGCAAAGTGAAAAATCTTACTTGGGTTTGATATGCTGTGAATCTTCTTGAAAGTGAGGGGTGTCTTTAGGAATGTGGAACAGGTGATGTATGTTTGTTGTCAACTCATGCTATAAGGTGTTGGGTTAAGTCCGGCAATGAACACAATCCTTGTGTTTAGTTGCTACTATTAAGTTTGGAATCTTGAATAGACTCTCGGTGATAAGCTAGAGGACGGTGAGGATGACGTCAAGTCATCATGCCCCTTATGCCTTAGGCGACATGTGCTACAATGGCCAGGACAAAAGGTCGCGATCTTGTGAGGGTGAGCTAACCTCAAAAACCAGTCCTCAGTTCGGATTGCAGGTTGTAACTTGTCTGTATGAAGTCGGAATCGCTAGTAATCGCCAGTCAATCATATGATTGTGAATTTGTTCTCGGATCTTATACACACCGCCCGTCATACTATGGGAGTTGGCCATGCCCAAGTCGTTACCTTAACCGGGAGATCGTGTATACATGTtgtgtgtgtaatataatacataaatataCGTAAATTTTATAAAACAAATACTACATTTAATCTTAGCCAAAAGACCACCCATAAATCGGGTAAGGGTGTGTTAAATTCATGCAATAGTGTTGATCTTGTTCGAAGGTCGATGAAATGGatgttggggatgtggcgctcccgctgaTCTCCTGTGGACTTTGCTCCGATTTTGCAATACAAACAgtgttagtgccgagccagggaaagggtctccggcgatgaccctccgacgctcaagtcagtttccggcgaagaagaagaagcaaagagcggagcaacaagaagactgtagcgcaacagtaaaATATTGCCTATACCTccaccgatgcttggaccccttttatatagagctcctgtagcgtgCGTGCACGCTTCCTAAGATGGGCACGTATCCTTAAGTTTTCCTTGAAAAAATtcatcagtaaagtgtccctgacacagtatctTAATAGACCGAGCATATTTCTAAaatgacagtagaagcttccgtcgtacgatcctttGTCTGATCATGCCGCTTGtcagcgacactagctcccaaaaggatatcaaaaGATAGCTTGCTATGTCTGTTGTTTGGTTGAGCGGAATAGTCACTCAGCTGGAACTCCCCTGTCCACGTGCTGTCTGCTGTCGGGCCGAGTGGGATAGTCGCTCGGTCGAAAGTCTACTGTTCGCGTACTGTCTGTCGTCGACCGAGCAGAATAGTTGCTCggccggaagtccactgtccACATGCTCTattgctgggccgagcgggatatcCACTCGGTCGGAAGTCCATTGTATTCATGCTCGGCTGATGTTGAGTTTGCTGCTAGTCGGAGCGGAAGAGCCGCTCGGTCCGGTTTCTACATACTGCTCCCTTTGTCGTCCTCTTATATGAGCGTTGGGTGCTCGGCTCATGGCCGAGTCAAAGGTGATCTCGGATCGGGCCTTTTTCTTCCCGATCGGAGCATGCTCGTCCGGTCGGCAAATGACTTCCAAGCGTTGACCGCCTTGATTTTCTAGATTTCTAGGAAATCGTGCAAATCTCTACGCATTAAGGCCGAGCGCGCTTCCATGTCGTCATTAAATGTCAACCTGTGGCGAGACGCCACATGTCACGCTTGATGCTGCCGCACGCCTGACGTGACAAGCGtgatgtgacgtttgacgatTCAAATTCGATGGTGAGATCTTGGCCTGAGTTTCCGCGACCTAGATCAGACGGCTCCGATCGGCCTACCCTGAGGCTTATAAGCCTGCAGCGTCGCCTTCCTCCTGTACACTTCCGTCTTCGAGCGTTTATGTCGGCGTTCTCCTTTGCTCCTGTGCGACCCATATTCTCCGACGATCCTACGCGCTTCTTTCCGACGACCTCTTTCCAGTAAGTTTTTTCCAATTGTACCCGTCTTGAAGCTTTTCGGCCTACCTTCTTGTATTCCGGTGATACTTCAGTAGCTTTTTCCCTCTTCGATCGCATTTCTTCCCCTCAACCTCTTCGTTTTTGTTTTTGCGATGGCAAGTTCCTTACAACCGTCTGCCTCCGTCTCTGGGCTCTGGTATACCTCCATGGAGTTTAGGTTCGATAGAGGTGGCACTGAGAGTTTGAGAGATGCTTTCGAGATTCCTTCCTATCATCAGATCGTTCTGCCTTCTTTCTCCAATCGGCCTAATTCTCTGTCGACCGGTTGTATCTACTTCTTCCAGGATCAGTTCATCGCCGGTCCGCGATTTTCACTCCACCCCTTTATTCCAGCCGTTTGTAAGTATTTCTGCATTTCCCTTCCTCAATTAGTGCCTAACTCCTTTAGGTTACTGTGCGGAGTCATTATCCTATTTCGTCTGCACGACATTCCCTTTACCCTCagatctttcattatttttattacctaAATTGTTCGATCCGGAGACTTTCCTCTTCCAGTCTTGAGTCGATTTAGTATTCTTCGACAAGATGTCGACCTCTAACAAGTACTGGAAAGAATATTTTTTCTTCATGCGCCTTCTCGAGCGGCCAGACTTCCCGACCCACTGGCAGCTCAAAGTGGTGCCTTAGCCTCGTTTGAAGAGCTACAAGAGCTGATCGGACTACCTGAATGCAGCTTTAATGTTGGTCGGTCAGAAGTACAACATCTATAAGTTGCTGTTGGAAGACACCCTTTATATCTTTGGCTTAAGCCTGATTCGCACCCGGCTGTCGACTAGTTTAGGTATGAAGCTTCTTTAATTCTTTCTTTGATGCTAACggatttctctttcttttttgcaGTTGAAATCATGTTGCGCGCGCGTCTGTCCGACAAGGCAAAGCTCAAGGACGCCGCGATCAATGCGGTGGTCGTTGAAGAACTGACGAGTCGCAGCCTGCAGTCGGTCGGCTCCCATGAAGATCCGCTCGACGAGAGCGAGGAGACACCCGTTGTGGTGGGTGAAGGGCTGACCAGGTGGACTCCCAGTGTTGGGGCGGCTGAGGGTTTGCAACAGCCTCCCGAGCGGCTGAAGTCTGTCCACGTTGAGGGAGCGTTCGGCTCGACTTCCTCAGGAGAGCCGCTGATCCACCGAAAAAGGTGCCGCGCGGAGCTTTCGTCGCGTTCTGCTTCCTCGGTGGTGAGGACCGCCGAGCGGGTCGAGACTTCGAGCCCTATTCCAGAAACTACGACCGCTACATCATCCGATCGGATTCCCTCATTAGCTGAGCTGCTGCAGGGAACCCTCGTTGCACGTCCGGTGTCCTTCATGCCGCCACCTTTGAAGCCCTCGAAGGTTCAGAAGTCCGGCATCCGTCCGGCGTCTATGTCTCGCCCATCGGGTCAGGTGACCTTGGCGCAATCGACCCCGAGCGGCCAATGCCACATAACGACAATCCTCTATCTGCCCACCAAAGAATATAGCGAGCCGAGCGCCGGGTCTCGAGGCCCCGAGCACCAGATCATCATCTAGGGGTCGCTCGCTAAGATCTGGGTGGACGCCCGAGCTTGTGTGGCGATGATGCCTCCGGGCGCATTCGTGAACAACCACAACCAGATGTCCACTAGGATAAGTGTTCCCTTCATTGTAACTTCTTATATTACCTCCAATCGGCGTTGTCCTTCTTTTGCTCGTCcgtagtactgggtggagagtctgGTCATGTACCATATGCTCACGTTTTTGAAGGAGGAAGTGAAGCAGTTAAAGGTGTCGAGCGGCCAATCTTCCGCCGCTCAGGAAAAGACAGACGCCGAGGTGGCCAAGCTTCAAGCCACTTTGGAGAAGAGCGACAAACTGCTTGAAGCCGAATGAGCCAAGAGCGTCGGGTAGGCCACAATGCTGGAGCGACTCAACAAACATGTCACTACTTTTGATAATAAGATCGTGTCGGCGAACGCGCAGAAGAATCGGGCCATCGCAGATCTCGACGAGAAGAATAAGGTGGCTCGAGCTCTCGCCCAGAAACTGAAGGAGGCCAAAGACTTCttggtggtcgagcggaacaGTCGCTCGGCCGAAGAAACGATCCTTCGCGGCCAACTTACTTCCAAGGATGTTGCGCTAGCCGCCTCCAAGGATGAGCTGGAGGGCTCCGAGCGGCTTTGAAGATTTACCAAGACGCTGAGTCGAGTAGGTTTGAGGCCGGGAAGCAAGCCTACATCTGCTCGGATACTTTCAAGGATAAGGTCGCTGACCAAGCCCTCCGCCAATTCGACCTGACCATTAATGGGGCGATCGACTAGCTCCGCGCGGGCGGCCATCTGCCTGTCGATTTGACGAGCAATGTCATAAGCCAAGACAAGCTCACTGTCGCGCTGCCGGACGATGCTCTGGACTATCTTGAGTGAGGTCGAGCGTTCCTGAGTGAGGCCGAGTGTCCATGTAagatgtaaaatttttgaagtttaaatgCATGCTCGTCCGTTTGGACGAGCTTTACCTCCTTGTATGTTTTTCAACTCTTTTTAATTATTTGCAAGAGTTCGTGGCCTCGTGCATGATTATTCTATTAGCCAATCGACCTCTCTCGTATTCAGAGTCCATGGTTTCGTGATCTCCCGCTCGACCATGGGAGTATTTTAATGAATAGCGTCGAACGGTCGCTATATTCTGAAGACTTCGAGCTTTTGAGTAGCCCGGGTTCACGGTCGGTTGTTCATCGATGCTCGCTCGCTCACTGAGCTTTCGAAAACTGCTCGACCCCTAACAGACGAGACAAGGAATACCGTACGCTGGTC contains:
- the LOC121996870 gene encoding adenine phosphoribosyltransferase 4-like isoform X1; this translates as MGEMAVREEKEQDPRIPRIVSCIRVVPDFPKKGIMFQDITTLLLDPKAFKDTVDLFVERYTGRDICVVAGSSIHRKDNQRWKLEEENTRSHIFLDGNGSCDDSILGSTCRVEARGLIFGPPIALAIGAKFIPLRKPRKLPGEVISENYILEYGTDCLEMHVGAVQPGERALVVDDLIATGGTLCAAISLLERAGAEVVECACVIELPELKGREKLHGKPLYILMESR
- the LOC121996870 gene encoding adenine phosphoribosyltransferase 4-like isoform X2; amino-acid sequence: MGEMAVREEKEQDPRIPRIVSCIRVVPDFPKKGIMFQDITTLLLDPKAFKDTVDLFVERYTGRDICVVAGVEARGLIFGPPIALAIGAKFIPLRKPRKLPGEVISENYILEYGTDCLEMHVGAVQPGERALVVDDLIATGGTLCAAISLLERAGAEVVECACVIELPELKGREKLHGKPLYILMESR